GTTGagatgctgatgacatcacgtgCACTCGCTCCTCTTCCCCTTTTCTGCCCTCTGCCTTCGTAGATCATGAAACTGGATATCGAGGAGCTCTCAGCTCTGCGTTCCTTCGTGTTTCTGTGGTGCGGCTCCGGTGAAGGCCTGGATTTGGGCAGGATGGTAACATGATTCCCTCATTCAGTGAAATGTGGTTTCGGAAAGTTCTTCTGATTGAGAGatgttatgattttttttttttaatctctactCGATATCTCTAGACAGTTTTTAATGAGTATTTGCCCGTCCCGTTTTTTTCCAGAATCTTCTATCAAATTTAGCAGattgaatttatttgtattaataatTTAGTCGTGTAATATTAACGATATTAAGTCAGTGTTGAAaaacctccttcctccttctcatGCTCTTTCCTGATCACACCGTTTCAGTGTTTGAGGAAATGGGGATTCAGGCGGTGTGAAGATATCTGTTGGATCAAGACCAACAAGAACAACCCAGGCAAGACAAAGGCGCTGGACCCGAAAGCAGTATTCCAGAGGAccaaggtacacacacacacacgtcgaaTCATACTTCATGTCACATCTAATATGTaaccattttgagttgtttattGGGACGTCTGCACATTCCCTCCAGGAACACTGCCTAATGGGAATCAAAGGGACGGTGCGCAGGAGCACCGATGGGGATTTCATCCATGCCAACGTGGACATTGACCTGATCATCACCGAGGAGCCAGAGATGGGAAATGTGGAAAAGCCAGTGGAGATCTTCCACATCATTGAACACTTCTGTTTGGGCCGCAGGCGGTTGCACCTGTTCGGACGAGACTCGACAATCAGACCAGGTGAGAGGTCGAGACTCTCTCAGCCACAACAACATGTTGCATGCATCCTTTTGGTTTCTCTGGCTCAATGGCTTTCTCTGTTGGACCGTTTGTTTCTCCACGTCCTTACtgtcgtctcgtctcgtctcacTAGGCTGGCTGACGGTGGGTCCTACTTTGACCAACAGTAACTTCAACGCAGAGGCCTACGCCTCACATTTTTCTTTGCCCAGTTCCCACCTATCTGGCTGCACAGAGGAAATAGAGAGGCTAAGGCCTAAATCTCCCCCCGCCAAGCTGAAGTCAGATCGTGGCGGTGGAGCACCCAGAGGGGGGCGCGGCGGGCCGAATGCAGGACGAGGTGGAGACAGAGGCCGAGAGAGAAACCGACCAAATTTCCGTGGTGACAGAGGAGGATtcagggggaggggagggctgCACCGGGGCTTTCCACCTCGCTAAAGCAAATAGCTCATTACTAACAGGCAGATGTGTGGAATTCTTATCTGTTTGGAAGGTTGTTGGTATCTGTCAGCTGATGTgagtctttttttaattttgtttctaTATTTTACTTACTGTTAAGTtactgttgttttttaaataaacggATCTAATAATGTACTCCTGTTTGTGCAATTATTTGTGATGCAAAAGCAGGACGACTTTCCCCCCAGTATTGTAGTTTCAGGATGGTGCAATACTGTCCCTAGTAATATAACACACTCTTTGTATTGTTATTATGTTGTGTAAAGATTGCTTTAACTTACTTGTGTTGAAGCTATTGCTTGTATGACCAAATTATGTGACATTTGTGCTTTCCCAGAATGAGAAAACTGCTCAGTGAAACCCGATTGCTAGTTCTCTTCTACTAGATTAacattgctattattattagttcataagttattcacaaaaagcatgcTATCAGTAATGGTGGCTTTTTCAGGATCTTGATCCATAGATTTTGACGATAAA
The sequence above is a segment of the Brachionichthys hirsutus isolate HB-005 unplaced genomic scaffold, CSIRO-AGI_Bhir_v1 contig_248, whole genome shotgun sequence genome. Coding sequences within it:
- the LOC137912884 gene encoding N6-adenosine-methyltransferase non-catalytic subunit, with the translated sequence MNSRLQEIRQRQKLRRQLLAQQLGAESADSIGAVLNSKDELKEIEETRETCRSSFDSSAAPSKRKAEGEETEEDVEELKDEVEVQQLDESNPYEEVYKDSSTFLKGTQSLNPHNDYCQHFVDTGHRPQNFIRDVGLADRFEEYPKLRELIRLKDELISTTNTPPMYLQADPEHFDLQDLKCKFDVILLEPPLEEYYRESGISHTERFWNWDDIMKLDIEELSALRSFVFLWCGSGEGLDLGRMCLRKWGFRRCEDICWIKTNKNNPGKTKALDPKAVFQRTKEHCLMGIKGTVRRSTDGDFIHANVDIDLIITEEPEMGNVEKPVEIFHIIEHFCLGRRRLHLFGRDSTIRPGWLTVGPTLTNSNFNAEAYASHFSLPSSHLSGCTEEIERLRPKSPPAKLKSDRGGGAPRGGRGGPNAGRGGDRGRERNRPNFRGDRGGFRGRGGLHRGFPPR